From the genome of Pseudarthrobacter sp. NIBRBAC000502772:
CGACACGTTGTAGCCGTCCCGCTTTGCCTGCTCCACCGAGCGCCCCACGGCCGCCAGTTCGGGATCCGTGAACACCACGTTCGGGACAGCATGCTGGCTGGCGGTCTGGGCGTAGCGGCTCCAAGCCTCGGGGGCGCCGCTGAGTTCGCCCTTGGCGCGGGCCGCGATGGCATCGCCGGTAGCCCGGGCCTCGTACTTGCCCTGGTGCGTGAAGAAATTTCTGCCTGCGGCGTCGCCAACAGCGTAGAGCCAGGGATCCTCACCTTCCTCGCCCTTCTCACCCGGGGTGCCCGGGACGTCCTGGACGCCCTGGACTAGTCCAGTGGAGTCGGTGGTGAGTTTCAGCGGCTGCCCGTCCTGCGCCTCGAAACCCAGGCTTTCCAGGCCGAGGCCTTCGAGGGCGGGATGCCGGCCTGTTGAAACGAGGACCTTGTCCGCAATGACGGTGGTGCGGACGTCCGGCGTCTGATCCTGAAGTGTCAGGGTGAACGTGCCGTCGTCGTTTTCCCGGACACTTTCGGTGGACGTATTGAGGCGGACCGCCACGCCGTCCGCGCGCAGCCCCGCGACCACAAGTTTGCTGGCCTGTGCGGGGAACGTGCCCAGCAGGCCGCTCCTGGCCACCAGCGTCACGTCCGAGCCCAGGCGTGCGAATGCCTGCGCCAGCTCGCTGCCCGCGACGCCCCCGCCGATTACAGCCAGGCGCTCCGGTACCTCCTTGGCCGAGGTGGCTTCGCGTGTGCCCCAGACCTGCAGGTCCGCCAGGCCCTCGATGGGAGGTGTGGTTGGCGTGGAGCCGGTGGCGAGTACGACGGCGTGACGCGCCTTGAGTTCATAAGTGTTGCCGTCCAGCCCGGCTACTTCAACGGTGCGCGGCGCGGTGATCCAGCCGTGGCCACGGATCAGCTCAATCCCGGTATCTTCCAGCCACTTCACCTGGCTGTCGTCCTGCCAGTTTGCGGTGAAATAGTCCCGGCGCTTCAGGACTGCCGCTGCATCCAGTGTCAGGGTGACGGCTTCCGCTGCGCCGGGTACCGTCTGTGCGCCGTGCAGGGCTGTGCCGGGGCGGAGCAGGGCTTTGGACGGAATGCAGGCCCAGTACGAGCATTCGCCGCCCACCAGTTCGGCTTCAACAAGGACAGCCGTCAGGCCGCCCTGGACCACCCGGTCGGCGACGTTTTCCCCCACGGCACCAGCGCCGATCACAATGACATCGAATTCACGTTGCAGCGTTTCAGGCGTCATTCGTCCAGCGTACGCCCGCCTCGCGGGAGGCGGGGAGCGCCGTCGTCGTCATTCCGGTGACTGCAGAAAGGGGTGACTTAAACGACAAAAGGCCCGTACCGGCGAACCGATACAGGCCTTTCTCTGTGCGCCCAGAGGGATTCGAACCCCCGGCCTTCTGTTCCGTAGACAGACGCTCTATCCAGCTGAGCTATGGGCGCATTTTGTGTTTCGCGGAGTTTCTTGCTCCCCGAACCTCGAATTACTTTACGCGAGGGTTGCCCGGAGTACCAAATCGAGAAGCATGTAATCTAGCCGACTAGACCGGTCTAGGTGACCTTCGTCACTTAAATACGGCCGTTTGGGCGTGGTTTTCCTTGAATTTGCGCGGTTTTCGGCTCCAACGATCACGAACGTGCACCGCTGACCTCCCATGACGCCCTTGGGCGGCCAATAGCATTTAGTCCACACCGATGACCCCGAGGAAGGGAACCGCAATGGGCGATCTCGCAAGACTGCCGCTGCTTGAGAAAGCACCCACCACGCATGCTGGCCTGCTGGCATGGGTCGAAGAGGTTGCTGGACTCACGCAGCCCGACCGGATCCACTGGGTTGACGGGTCCGAACAGGAAAACACGCTTCTTACCGATGAACTCGTCGCAGCAGGAACGCTGACGCGCCTGAACCAGGAACTGTTCCCCAACTCTTTCGCTGCATTCTCTGATCCCGCAGACGTAGCCCGCGTGGAAGAGCAGACCTACATCTGTTCCGAGAAGGAGCACGACGCCGGCTTCACCAATAACTGGATGGCCCCGGCTGCGATGAAGGAAAAGCTGCGTGGGCTGTTTGCCGGCTCCATGCGCGGACGCACCATGTACGTCATCCCGTTCGTGATGGGGCACCTAGACGCTGAGGATCCCAAGTTCGGCGTGGAGATCACCGACAGCGCCTACGTTGTTGCCTCGATGCGCATCATGGCCCGCATCGGCACCGACGTGCTGGACCGCATCACCGAGACCAACGCATTCTTCGTGCCGGCCCTGCACTCCCTGGGTGCGCCGCTCGAAGCAGGCCAGGCTGACGTGCCGTGGCCGTGCAACCCGGACAAGTGGATCGTTCACTTCCCCGAGGAGCGCTCCATCTGGTCCTACGGCTCCGGCTACGGCGGAAACGCGCTGCTGGGCAAGAAATGCTACGCACTCCGCATCGCCTCCGTGATGGCCCGCGACGAAGGCTGGCTGGCTGAGCACATGCTCATCCTGAAGCTGACGTCCCCGGAGCAGAAGACGTACTACGTCTCGGCTGCCTTCCCGTCCGCCTGCGGCAAGACCAACCTCGCGCTGCTTGATCCCACCATCGAAGGCTGGAAGGTGGAGACCCTGGGTGACGACATCACCTGGATGCGCTTCGGCAAGGAAGGCGAGCTCCGCGCCGTCAACCCCGAGGCCGGCCTCTTCGGCGTGGCCCCGGGCACAGGCTGGGGCACCAACCCCAACGCGATGCGCGCCATCGCCAAGGGCAACAGCATCTTCACCAACGTGGCACTGACCGACGACGGCGGCGTGTGGTGGGAGGGCATGACTGAGGAAGTGCCCGCTCACCTGACCGACTGGCAGGGCAACTCCTGGACCTCGGATTCGGACAAGCCGGCAGCCCACCCCAACTCGCGCTTCTGCACGCCGATCGACCAGATCGACATGCTGGCCGAGGAGTACCACAGCCCGAACGGTGTGGAGCTTTCCGCGATCCTCTTCGGCGGCCGCCGCAAGACCACCATCCCGCTGGTGACCGAGGCGCGCAGTTGGTCAAACGGCATCTTCATGGGTTCCACGCTGTCCTCCGAGACCACTGCCGCGGCAGCCGGTGAGGTGGGCGTAGTCCGCCGGGATCCGATGGCCATGCTGCCCTTCATCGGCTACGACGCAGGCGATTACCTGAACCACTGGGTCAACCTGTCCGCCAAGGCCAACCCGGAGCGCCTGCCCAAGATCTTCTTGGTCAACTGGTTCCGCCGCAACTCCGAGGGCGGCTTCGCCTGGCCCGGATTCGGTGACAACGCCCGCGTCCTCAAGTGGGCCATCGAACGCCTCGAAGGCAAGGCTGACGCCGTGGAAACCCCCATCGGATTCGTTCCCACCGGCGATGCGATCGACCTCAAGGGGCTGGACATGACGCCTGCACAGGTCGAAGAAGCAGTCCGCGTCGACCCGGCCGAGTGGGCCACCGAACTCGCCTCCATCGAGGAATGGTTTGCCAACTTCGGCAGCTCGCTGCCCGAGGCGCTGCAGTCCGAGCTCGCTGGCCTGAAGGCCCGCCTGGGCTGACACTCCTGTAAGCACGACGGCGGCCCCGCACCTTTCCCCCTGGAAGGTGCGGGGCCGCCGTCGTGCTTTGCCTCTTGATGCGCGAACGGACACTTAAGCCCCGGGGCTTAAGTGTCCGTTCGCGCATCTGTCTTTAAGACGCCAGCCAGATGTCCGGGCCGAAGACTTCGTAGTGGATCTTCGTGGCGGGGATTCCGGCGTTGATGGCCTCGTTGCGGATGTGCTTCATGAACGGCAGCGGCCCGCAGAGGTACAGCGACGCATTTGCCGGCAGGTCCACTTCACGCAGCGACATGAAGCCTGCGTTGGAGCCGGCCTGCGGTTCTTCCAGCCAGAGCTGAAGGTCGGCACTCTTGAGGCGTTCGACGTCGTCCGTCATCTGGGAGCGCAGCGCCCAGGACTCCAGATCGCTTTCCGCGTGCAGGACCAGGACCTGGCGGTCCGAGCCGGCTTCCGCGAGGGAGCGCAGGATGGACGCGGTGGGCGTGCAGCCAATGCCGGCGGAGGCCAGGACCACCGGGCCCTCGCCTTCCTTGAGCGTGATTTCACCGTAGGGGTTGGAGATTTCGAGGACGTCGCCCACCTGGACGGTGTCGTGCAGCACGGGCGAGACTTCGCCGCCGTCGTCCTTCTTGGTGGTGAAGCTGCGGCTCGTGCCGGCGTCGCCGGAGAGCGAATACTGGCGGACCTGGCGCAGCCCGTCCGGGAGGGTGACCTTGACGCTGACGTACTGGCCGGGCAGGGCGGGAGTGATGGGGGTGTCGTCGGCCGGTTCCAGGGTGAAGGTTATCGAGCCGGTGCCGGCGGGGGTCTTGGCGGCGACCTTCCAGGGGCTCCACATCGTGCCGTTGGCCTGTGCGGCGTAGAGGCCCTTTTCGAGTTTGATCAGGGCGTCCGCCATCAGCCAGTAGACCTCGGTCCAGGCCTCGGCGATTTCCGGTGTGATGACCTCGGCCAGGTCTTCGGCGATGGCGGCGAAGAGGTGCTCGTAGACCACCTGGTACTGGGGTTCGGTAATGCCGAGGGAGGCGTGGCGGTGAGCGATGCGGGCGAGTACCGTCTCCGGCAGGGTGCCGGGGTTGTTGACCAGGTGGGTGGCGAAAGCGGCAATGCTTCCGGCCAGGGCCTGCTGCTGGTTGCCGTTGCGCTGGTTCGAGCGGCTGAAGAGCCCGTCCAGCAGCTCCGGGTGCGCCGCGAAGAGCCGGGCGTAGAACTTGGGGGTGATTTCGCCGATCCGGGAACCGACCAACGGGAGGGTGGCCTCAATGACGGGGCGGGATTTGTCCGAGAGCATGCGTACTCCTGAGGTAGGGGCCCGGGGCGTACATCCGGACCGCGGTCAATACATGTATTTGAAATACAAGTATTTATACTTAAGTTCTACACTTCGTAGAAGAGATATCAAAATTGGGGACTACGGATCCGGAAATGCCCGGGCTGCAGGGGAGCCGGGAGTCAGAGCCCCGGGCGGAGCCCGATCGCCTGGAACACGGGCGCCATCTGGCGGGATCCGGGAAGGGTGGACACCACGATGTCGTCGAGTTCCCGGTAAAAGGCTTCCCGGGCGCGCGAAAGGGCACCGCGAAGCCGGCATTCGTTGATGAGTGGGCAGTCGCCGTTCAATGAATGGCAGTCCGCCGGATCCACCCGGGTGTTCAGGAGCCGCAGCAACTGGCCCACGGTGGCCTTGCGTCCGGCGTCGTTGAGCCTGGAGCCGCCGTTGCGGCCGCGTTCGACGTCGATCACGCCAAGTTCACGGAGCTTTGCCATGGCCTTGCTGACGTGGTTGTACGGGGTGCCCACGGCATCGGCGATGCTCTGCGTGGTCAGCAGGTTGCCGTCAGGGGCTGCGGACAGCACCATCATGGCCCGCAGGCTCACATCCGCGAAGGCATTGATCTTCATGTCATCAACCCAGTGGAGGTCTAGTCCACCCAGACGGTGGGTTCGCTGGTGTCAGCGGCGAGCTGGCCAAACTCCCATTCGTGGGTCCCGGTGTTGGCGGCGTAGGGGAGGACCGCGGCGAAGACGGATCCGTCGCGGTGTTCAGCGGCTACATGGATGGCATCTGTTTCTTCCTCCACCAAGAGGATGTCGCAGACAATAGCGGCCGCGCGGAAATCAGCCCGGTTCTGCCGGAGCAGTTCGGTGAGGTCGCTGATCATCGTGTCCGCGTCAAAGTCACCGTCGGAGCCGTCCTCGGCATCAGCCGGCGTGACAGCCACCAGCCGGACCTCACCGTCGTTCTCCACTACCAGTGCGAACGGCAGGAAGCCGCCGTTTCGCTCGAGCTGTTCCTGGGCTGCGCCGATGCCTGTGCCCAGCAGGTTTTCCAGGTCCGTGGCCGAGGCCTCCGGAACGGAATCCCGCCACGAAGCCACCGCAGCCGGGCCGTCCGTGGCTTCGTGGGCCACTTCCGGCTTAGCGCCTGACATTGGAGAGCACGCGGTCGCGGACGCGTTCCATCGTGGCCCGGTCCGTTGCTTCCACATTCAGGCGGAGGAAGGGCTCCGTGTTGGACGGGCGCAGGTTGAACCAGAAGCTGCCGTCATTTGCCGTGAAGGTGCTGCCGTCCATGGTGTCCTCGGTGATGTCCTCGGCGGCAAAGTCGGTGCGGACGCGCTCAACGGCTCCCGCCTTGTCCTCGATTTCCGAGTTGATTTCGCCTGAGGAGACATAGGGCTCGTACTCGCGGCCGAGTTCGGACAGCGGACCGTCTTGCTCGCCGAGGGCAGCGAGCACGTGCATTGCCGCGAGCATCCCGGTGTCTGCGTTCCAGAAGTCGCGGAAGTAGAAGTGGGCAGAGTGCTCGCCGCCGAACACGGCACCTTCCTCGGCCATGACTGCCTTGATGAAGGAGTGGCCCACGCGCGTGCGGACGGCACGGCCGCCGTCGTGCTCTACCAGTTCGGGCACTGCACGGGAGGTGAGCAGATTGTGGATGACGGTGGGCGTTGCCTCGCCCTGCGCCTGGGCGCGGGCGATTTCGCGGCGTGCCACCATGCCGGTGACGGCTGATGGCGACACGGGCTCACCTTTTTCGTCGATGACGAAGCAGCGGTCGGCGTCGCCGTCGAATGCCAGGCCGATATCGGCGCCGTGCTCAATGACGGCGGCCTGCAGGTCGCGGAGGTTCTCCGGCTCGAGGGGGTTGGCCGGGTGGTTCGGGAAGGAACCGTCCAGCTCGAAGTAGAGGGGAATGATCTCGAAGGGCAGCTTGGGCAGCAGGGCGTCGCCCAGCACCGCCGGGGTGGTGAGGCCGGCCATGCCGTTGCCTGCGTCCACAACTACCTTGAGCGGCCGGGATCCGGAGAGGTCCACCAGCTGGCGGAGGTACTCGGAGTAGTCCTTCAGGATGTCGTGGACGCCGATCAGGCCGCGGGCGGGGGCCGCCGGGATGGAGCCTTCGTTGAGGTACTTCTCGGCGAGGGCCTGGATCTCTTTGAGGCCGGATTCGGAGGAGATGGGCTGCGCGCCGGGCTTCGACATTTTGATGCCGTTGTATTCGGCAGGGTTGTGGCTGGCGGTGAACGTGGCGCCGGCGGCGTTGAGGGAACCGCAGGCGTAGTACAGCTCGTCGGTGGAGATCAGGTCAAGGAGCTTGACGTCGGCGCCGCGGGTGGCTGCGCCGTCAGCGAAAGCCTTGGCGAACTCGGGGGAGGAGGGACGCATGTCGCCGCCTACCAGGATCGTCTGGCCCTCCAGTTCCAGCACATCAACGAACGCGGCGCCCACGGCTTCGACGATTTCAGCGGTGATGGATTCGCCCACGATGCCCCGGACGTCGTAGGCCTTGAAGGATGCCGAGAGGTCAAAAGTCTTTGTCTGTTCGCTAGTCACGGGTTTTATCTTACGTGGAGCCGCGGACGTTCATGGTTGTCCACATACGGCGGTCCCGGCTTTTTGGGTGTCGGTGGGGGCTGGGATACTGAATCAATGGTCGATACCCAGAACGCCGCCCTTCTTTCCGTTTCACCTGACTCAGCCTCCGCCACAAAAAGCCAGGCGCTGGAGGTTCTCCGCGAACTTGTGGGGCATCCGGCGGCGGATTTCCACGACGGACAGTTTGAGGCGATTGAAGCACTGGTCGACGGCGGCCGGCGGGCTTTGGTGGTCCAGCGCACCGGTTGGGGAAAATCGGCCGTGTACTTTGTGGCGTCCCTGCTGCTCCGGCGCCGCGGCGCCGGCCCCACCCTGATCGTTTCGCCGCTGCTCGCCCTGATGCGGGACCAGGTGGCTGCCGCCGCCCGCGCCGGAGTGCGTGCCGTGGCCATCAACTCGGCGAACCAGCTGGACTGGGACACCGTCAGGGAACAGCTCGCCGCCGATGAAGTCGACGTGCTGCTGGT
Proteins encoded in this window:
- a CDS encoding NAD(P)/FAD-dependent oxidoreductase, which produces MTPETLQREFDVIVIGAGAVGENVADRVVQGGLTAVLVEAELVGGECSYWACIPSKALLRPGTALHGAQTVPGAAEAVTLTLDAAAVLKRRDYFTANWQDDSQVKWLEDTGIELIRGHGWITAPRTVEVAGLDGNTYELKARHAVVLATGSTPTTPPIEGLADLQVWGTREATSAKEVPERLAVIGGGVAGSELAQAFARLGSDVTLVARSGLLGTFPAQASKLVVAGLRADGVAVRLNTSTESVRENDDGTFTLTLQDQTPDVRTTVIADKVLVSTGRHPALEGLGLESLGFEAQDGQPLKLTTDSTGLVQGVQDVPGTPGEKGEEGEDPWLYAVGDAAGRNFFTHQGKYEARATGDAIAARAKGELSGAPEAWSRYAQTASQHAVPNVVFTDPELAAVGRSVEQAKRDGYNVSSVELPIQVSGSSLHSEHYEGWAQLVVDEDRRVLLGATFAGPDVGELLHAATIAVVGEVPLERLWHAVPSFPTVSEVWLRLLEKYGL
- a CDS encoding phosphoenolpyruvate carboxykinase (GTP); protein product: MGDLARLPLLEKAPTTHAGLLAWVEEVAGLTQPDRIHWVDGSEQENTLLTDELVAAGTLTRLNQELFPNSFAAFSDPADVARVEEQTYICSEKEHDAGFTNNWMAPAAMKEKLRGLFAGSMRGRTMYVIPFVMGHLDAEDPKFGVEITDSAYVVASMRIMARIGTDVLDRITETNAFFVPALHSLGAPLEAGQADVPWPCNPDKWIVHFPEERSIWSYGSGYGGNALLGKKCYALRIASVMARDEGWLAEHMLILKLTSPEQKTYYVSAAFPSACGKTNLALLDPTIEGWKVETLGDDITWMRFGKEGELRAVNPEAGLFGVAPGTGWGTNPNAMRAIAKGNSIFTNVALTDDGGVWWEGMTEEVPAHLTDWQGNSWTSDSDKPAAHPNSRFCTPIDQIDMLAEEYHSPNGVELSAILFGGRRKTTIPLVTEARSWSNGIFMGSTLSSETTAAAAGEVGVVRRDPMAMLPFIGYDAGDYLNHWVNLSAKANPERLPKIFLVNWFRRNSEGGFAWPGFGDNARVLKWAIERLEGKADAVETPIGFVPTGDAIDLKGLDMTPAQVEEAVRVDPAEWATELASIEEWFANFGSSLPEALQSELAGLKARLG
- a CDS encoding globin domain-containing protein, with translation MLSDKSRPVIEATLPLVGSRIGEITPKFYARLFAAHPELLDGLFSRSNQRNGNQQQALAGSIAAFATHLVNNPGTLPETVLARIAHRHASLGITEPQYQVVYEHLFAAIAEDLAEVITPEIAEAWTEVYWLMADALIKLEKGLYAAQANGTMWSPWKVAAKTPAGTGSITFTLEPADDTPITPALPGQYVSVKVTLPDGLRQVRQYSLSGDAGTSRSFTTKKDDGGEVSPVLHDTVQVGDVLEISNPYGEITLKEGEGPVVLASAGIGCTPTASILRSLAEAGSDRQVLVLHAESDLESWALRSQMTDDVERLKSADLQLWLEEPQAGSNAGFMSLREVDLPANASLYLCGPLPFMKHIRNEAINAGIPATKIHYEVFGPDIWLAS
- a CDS encoding Rrf2 family transcriptional regulator; translation: MKINAFADVSLRAMMVLSAAPDGNLLTTQSIADAVGTPYNHVSKAMAKLRELGVIDVERGRNGGSRLNDAGRKATVGQLLRLLNTRVDPADCHSLNGDCPLINECRLRGALSRAREAFYRELDDIVVSTLPGSRQMAPVFQAIGLRPGL
- a CDS encoding phosphomannomutase/phosphoglucomutase, whose amino-acid sequence is MTSEQTKTFDLSASFKAYDVRGIVGESITAEIVEAVGAAFVDVLELEGQTILVGGDMRPSSPEFAKAFADGAATRGADVKLLDLISTDELYYACGSLNAAGATFTASHNPAEYNGIKMSKPGAQPISSESGLKEIQALAEKYLNEGSIPAAPARGLIGVHDILKDYSEYLRQLVDLSGSRPLKVVVDAGNGMAGLTTPAVLGDALLPKLPFEIIPLYFELDGSFPNHPANPLEPENLRDLQAAVIEHGADIGLAFDGDADRCFVIDEKGEPVSPSAVTGMVARREIARAQAQGEATPTVIHNLLTSRAVPELVEHDGGRAVRTRVGHSFIKAVMAEEGAVFGGEHSAHFYFRDFWNADTGMLAAMHVLAALGEQDGPLSELGREYEPYVSSGEINSEIEDKAGAVERVRTDFAAEDITEDTMDGSTFTANDGSFWFNLRPSNTEPFLRLNVEATDRATMERVRDRVLSNVRR